From the genome of Deltaproteobacteria bacterium:
TGCTCGATCCAGACACCCGTCTCGAGCAGAGCCTCGAGGAGGTCGCGGCCGTGGGGCTCCCGCCAGCCGGCGAGGGTTCGGAGGATCCGGGCCTCCGCGGCCTGCGAGAGGCGCAGGCCAGCTGCCCGGAAGCGCGCGTGGGTGGCGGCGTCCATCCAGAGGGGCTCGATCTTCAGGCCCGAGCGGTGGGCGAGGCTGCGCCAGATCTCGAGGCCCGCCCGATCGAGGTCTCCGGTGTGGCGCAGCTCGAGGTCGGGACGGTCCCGGGCCAGTGCTTTCAGGAGCAGGACCACCGCCCAGCCGGCCTGGCCTCCGGTGTAGACGAGGAGATCGTCGGCCTCCGGGCGGGCGGCGAGGGTGTGGAAGGCACTCTCGTTCTCGACCGTGAGGACGCGCCCGGCGCTCGTGCGCGCCCGCCTCGCGCGTCGAAGGACGGGGAGGGGGAGCTTGGCGGGTAGGCCCTCCCGGTGGAGGCGCGTGGGATCCTCGAGAGTCTCGGCGCCCACCTCGAGGGTGAGTGGGCCCTGGACCAGCACGTCGAGGCCGCCGAGGTTCCCCACGAAGTCGCAGTGCTCGAGGGTGAAGCGGCGGCGGATGGCCTGGCTGCCGGGTCGCTCGGCCTCGACGGTGGCGGCAAGGTCTGGATCGAGGGTGAGCAGCGTGTCACAGAGGCGGCCGTGGTCAGCCCCACCGGGCCGGAGGATCTTGGTGTGCCCACCGACCCAGCGGGAGAGATCGTCGACCCGGCCGGAGAGTGCAGGGTGTCGCGCGAGCAGCAGTCCGGTGACCAGGCGTTCGAGGGTCTGCCTTGCCACGGCGGGCCCCTCGGCCCGGTAGAGGGCTGCGAAGGGGCCGACGCCGCGGCCGGCCTCCTCCAGGGT
Proteins encoded in this window:
- a CDS encoding DUF2220 family protein: MSEHPVLAAYRRAHSRNPTFRRLVERVLDRRDRDGVFPRTLGFQGKEAELEELGKVLPAAAVAPRKDGITLRLDVLARLLVEDCEELGAVPLCLETTLDTLAGREPRDRRAEAATNTRELLSALEEGARDGLERASARLRALGQEARRDPEVEGLVARTLEEAGRGVGPFAALYRAEGPAVARQTLERLVTGLLLARHPALSGRVDDLSRWVGGHTKILRPGGADHGRLCDTLLTLDPDLAATVEAERPGSQAIRRRFTLEHCDFVGNLGGLDVLVQGPLTLEVGAETLEDPTRLHREGLPAKLPLPVLRRARRARTSAGRVLTVENESAFHTLAARPEADDLLVYTGGQAGWAVVLLLKALARDRPDLELRHTGDLDRAGLEIWRSLAHRSGLKIEPLWMDAATHARFRAAGLRLSQAAEARILRTLAGWREPHGRDLLEALLETGVWIEQETVLAHELPII